Proteins from one bacterium genomic window:
- a CDS encoding phytase precursor — MLKIVSIMMFAVLSACSKPPMAPVSKAVHRPLISETFMTDRNEADNVDAPAIWHGPHGEHWLVATAKKTDGLIISDAATGKFIKRIGGTGAEPGKLRRPNNALVLDDMLFVVERDNHRVQVFSLPEFKSIFVFGEQELKKPYGISLYKSSPDSIVCYITDNYELTKDSIPPPSMLGQRIRQYHITMRSRKLSATPVRAFGDTSGSGVLYTVESIYVDPVYNRILIADEYERQNNIKIYTLDGTFTGQVIGYGLFKTQPEGIALWTCGDSAGYWITTDQSHTENVFHIFDRQFLQPVASFCAVNIRNTDGVALTTRSFGPFSAGAFYAAHDDGNIGALSLKSIRDSTRIQFECP; from the coding sequence ATGTTAAAAATAGTTTCAATTATGATGTTCGCCGTGTTGAGCGCTTGCTCAAAACCGCCCATGGCGCCGGTTTCCAAAGCGGTTCATCGACCGCTCATTTCTGAAACGTTCATGACCGATCGCAATGAAGCCGACAACGTGGACGCTCCGGCGATCTGGCATGGCCCTCACGGCGAACACTGGCTCGTTGCCACGGCAAAAAAAACCGATGGTTTGATCATCAGTGACGCGGCGACCGGAAAATTTATCAAACGCATCGGGGGCACTGGCGCCGAACCCGGCAAGCTGCGACGCCCCAATAATGCCCTCGTTTTGGACGACATGTTATTTGTAGTCGAACGCGATAACCACAGGGTGCAGGTTTTTTCATTACCTGAATTCAAAAGCATATTCGTATTTGGAGAGCAGGAATTGAAAAAACCTTACGGCATTTCGCTTTATAAATCATCGCCGGATAGCATTGTTTGTTATATCACGGATAATTACGAATTGACCAAAGACTCAATACCTCCGCCATCCATGCTGGGACAGCGCATCCGGCAGTATCACATAACGATGCGCTCACGAAAACTGTCCGCGACACCCGTACGGGCGTTCGGCGATACGTCGGGAAGCGGCGTTTTGTATACGGTCGAGTCCATTTACGTCGATCCGGTCTATAATCGCATCCTCATCGCAGACGAGTACGAGAGACAAAATAATATAAAAATATATACGCTAGACGGCACGTTTACCGGGCAAGTGATCGGCTATGGCCTGTTTAAAACCCAGCCGGAAGGCATTGCCTTGTGGACGTGCGGCGACAGTGCCGGGTACTGGATCACTACGGATCAGTCCCACACCGAAAATGTTTTCCATATATTTGACCGCCAATTCCTTCAACCTGTAGCGTCGTTTTGTGCTGTCAATATTCGAAACACGGACGGGGTCGCCCTTACAACCAGATCATTCGGACCGTTTTCAGCCGGTGCTTTCTACGCCGCGCATGATGACGGAAACATCGGCGCGCTGTCATTAAAGAGCATCCGTGATTCGACAAGGATACAATTCGAATGCCCCTAA
- a CDS encoding metallophosphoesterase — MILISALVTGSVEWVGCFTKPSPGFDSRETLECIVLGDWGRQGQFGQQVTANRMAEVAHTIGADFVISTGDNFYDNGVTSVDDSLWFASYENIYAHKSLQIPWYVALGNHDYRGNPQAQIEYSTRSRRWRMPSRYFHIDTTIGGASLRLVILDTNPFIHEYYTDKKYQSVSGQDTAAQWRWLENTLATATSDWTIVVGHHPVYSAGTKHGNTSELITRLEPMLQKYRVPIYLAGHEHDLQHLSHNQINYFISGAGSSLRPTGTSNESVFSLSQNGFLRLSIAKKSIRAAFIDVNGAIVHEVRISNPAH, encoded by the coding sequence ATGATCCTTATATCCGCACTGGTCACGGGCTCTGTGGAATGGGTCGGTTGTTTTACAAAGCCATCTCCGGGATTTGATTCGCGCGAAACATTAGAATGCATCGTTCTGGGGGATTGGGGGCGGCAAGGCCAATTTGGGCAACAGGTGACAGCGAACCGCATGGCCGAAGTAGCGCATACCATCGGCGCTGATTTCGTTATTTCGACCGGCGACAATTTTTACGATAACGGTGTGACGAGCGTGGATGATTCGCTGTGGTTCGCTTCATATGAAAATATTTATGCGCACAAGTCGCTGCAAATCCCATGGTATGTGGCGCTTGGCAATCATGACTACCGCGGGAATCCGCAAGCGCAGATAGAGTACTCTACCCGGAGCCGACGATGGCGCATGCCTTCGCGGTACTTCCATATAGATACCACGATCGGAGGCGCTTCGCTGCGGCTGGTGATATTGGACACCAATCCTTTTATTCATGAATACTACACCGACAAAAAATATCAATCCGTTTCCGGTCAGGACACGGCGGCGCAGTGGCGTTGGCTTGAAAATACGCTGGCAACTGCAACAAGTGATTGGACGATTGTGGTCGGGCATCACCCGGTATATTCCGCGGGTACTAAACATGGAAATACATCCGAATTGATTACGCGGCTTGAACCGATGCTCCAGAAATACCGCGTACCGATATACCTTGCGGGCCACGAACACGATCTGCAACACTTAAGTCATAATCAGATCAATTACTTCATATCCGGAGCCGGCTCTTCGCTGCGCCCGACCGGCACTTCAAACGAATCCGTTTTTTCTCTATCACAAAACGGTTTTCTACGCCTTTCTATTGCCAAAAAAAGCATACGCGCCGCGTTTATAGATGTAAACGGGGCCATCGTCCATGAGGTTAGAATTTCCAACCCTGCTCATTGA
- a CDS encoding N-6 DNA methylase: MAFDKAFESVNRLVQDFRAQEAYYLDAKYQEQEARKDFIDKFWIALGWDVNHEIQKNPYEQEVRIENAVRTGASQRRADYGFYLSPNFRDPKFFVEAKKPSRSIANPDDYFQVNRYGWSQQTPVAVLTDFEELHIIDCRFKPHIGTALDRKIKAFRYTDYTDAEKFAEIYWLFSREAVATGSLEKYAAALPRPKGKAAQKGLFKAGVQPIDEAFLEELDEYRVILAKAFKKSNPDLEGEALTEAVQRTIDRLVFIRFLEDKSIEDYEVRHYGDSGHAWKKFLAHCQRLEPKYNGLVFKPHPVIDGRAFHAPDEEDFKAICAKLSDPHAVYDFDQIPIAILGSIYERFLGKVVHTTAKRAVVEEKPEVRKAGGVYYTPEYIVRYIVQNTVGKLIEGKTPESIAKMAFADIACGSGSFLIEVYSELLAYHEKYYLDHPEAAKAGDTQLRDGRIVLSLKKRQEILNNNIYGVDIDFQATEVTQLSLYLKLLEDATRNDAYQYGMLKEKVLPDLKKNIVCGNSLIGTDILEGDLFERTEEKKLKPMDFESAFPEIMKRGGFDAIVGNPPYGAVFAEVEKKYIQNLYKSYKYKFDSYIYFIEKGITLIKQGGFLGYITPELWLHLENCAPLRKFVTETISVDRIKICGENVFSQAVVNTVVPIFSKVRKSKKILIEREEDTWEIDSDGIDSNNNYVFNYRLKPLESHLILKIKEKRATDLASLGDAIQGITPYDRYAGQDTDIIKNRAYHFKTKKDKFCEKWIDGQDVSRYALGWSGEWLRYGKWLAAPRDPKFFNGKRLLFREVPGQQKRIQATLALETLYHGHSITPFKLFDETKYDHCYILGITNSKLLSWYGGLILPNFGKNIFPKLNPQDIKTLPIRTINFSDPSDKSRHDHIVKLVEQMLSAKEKLASAKLESERDRLEMMCEALDRQIDDAVYQLYGLTEEEIKIVEGK; the protein is encoded by the coding sequence ATGGCTTTCGATAAAGCGTTTGAATCCGTAAACCGTCTCGTGCAGGATTTTCGTGCGCAAGAAGCGTATTATCTCGACGCCAAATATCAGGAGCAGGAAGCGCGTAAGGATTTCATTGACAAATTTTGGATCGCTCTCGGGTGGGATGTCAATCATGAGATTCAAAAAAATCCGTACGAACAGGAAGTGCGCATCGAAAATGCCGTTCGCACCGGTGCTTCGCAGCGGCGCGCCGATTACGGTTTTTATCTCTCCCCCAATTTCCGCGACCCCAAGTTTTTCGTAGAGGCCAAAAAACCCTCACGCAGCATCGCCAATCCCGATGATTATTTTCAAGTCAATCGCTACGGATGGAGCCAGCAAACGCCCGTCGCCGTACTCACGGATTTTGAAGAATTGCATATCATTGACTGCCGATTTAAGCCGCATATCGGCACGGCACTGGATCGTAAGATCAAAGCCTTTCGTTATACCGACTATACCGATGCCGAAAAATTTGCCGAAATCTACTGGTTATTTAGCCGCGAGGCCGTCGCCACCGGATCACTGGAAAAGTACGCTGCCGCACTACCCCGCCCCAAAGGCAAAGCCGCACAAAAAGGTCTTTTCAAAGCGGGTGTACAGCCTATTGACGAAGCCTTTCTTGAGGAATTGGACGAATACCGCGTCATCTTGGCCAAAGCCTTCAAAAAATCCAATCCCGATCTTGAAGGCGAAGCGCTCACCGAAGCCGTGCAACGGACCATAGACCGTCTGGTGTTCATACGATTTCTGGAAGACAAATCCATCGAAGACTATGAAGTGCGACACTACGGCGACAGCGGTCATGCATGGAAAAAGTTTCTCGCCCACTGTCAACGGCTGGAGCCCAAATACAACGGCCTTGTATTCAAACCGCATCCCGTAATTGACGGCCGTGCGTTTCATGCACCGGATGAAGAAGACTTCAAGGCGATTTGCGCCAAACTTTCCGATCCCCATGCCGTGTACGACTTTGATCAGATCCCTATCGCTATTCTCGGTAGTATCTACGAACGCTTTCTCGGTAAAGTCGTCCACACGACCGCCAAACGCGCCGTCGTCGAAGAAAAACCTGAAGTGCGCAAAGCCGGCGGCGTGTACTATACGCCGGAGTATATCGTGCGCTACATCGTACAAAATACCGTAGGCAAACTGATCGAAGGCAAAACGCCGGAAAGCATCGCCAAAATGGCTTTTGCGGACATCGCATGCGGGTCAGGTTCGTTTTTGATCGAAGTCTATAGCGAACTGCTCGCCTACCACGAAAAATACTATCTGGATCATCCCGAAGCCGCCAAAGCCGGCGATACGCAGCTGCGCGACGGACGGATCGTACTCTCTCTCAAAAAACGTCAGGAAATTCTCAACAACAATATCTACGGCGTAGATATTGACTTCCAGGCGACAGAGGTCACGCAGCTCTCGCTGTATCTGAAACTGCTCGAAGATGCGACGCGCAACGACGCCTATCAGTACGGCATGCTCAAAGAAAAAGTCCTGCCCGATCTCAAAAAAAACATCGTCTGCGGCAATTCGCTGATCGGCACCGATATACTCGAAGGCGATTTATTTGAACGCACCGAAGAAAAAAAACTTAAACCCATGGACTTTGAATCCGCATTTCCCGAAATCATGAAACGCGGCGGATTCGATGCGATTGTTGGAAATCCTCCTTATGGCGCTGTATTTGCTGAAGTCGAAAAAAAATACATTCAAAACTTATATAAGTCATATAAATACAAATTCGACAGTTATATTTATTTCATTGAGAAGGGCATTACGTTAATTAAACAAGGAGGCTTTTTAGGATACATTACGCCTGAGTTATGGCTTCATCTTGAGAATTGTGCTCCATTAAGAAAATTTGTTACAGAAACAATTAGTGTGGATAGAATAAAAATATGCGGTGAAAATGTATTTTCTCAAGCTGTAGTAAATACAGTAGTACCTATATTTTCTAAAGTAAGAAAAAGTAAAAAAATACTGATTGAAAGAGAAGAAGATACTTGGGAAATTGATTCCGACGGAATTGATTCGAATAATAATTACGTTTTTAATTATCGGTTAAAACCATTAGAAAGCCATCTAATTCTTAAAATAAAAGAAAAGCGCGCTACTGATTTAGCATCTCTTGGAGACGCAATTCAAGGGATAACGCCCTATGATCGATATGCAGGTCAAGATACAGATATAATTAAAAATCGAGCTTATCACTTTAAAACTAAAAAAGATAAGTTTTGCGAGAAATGGATTGATGGGCAAGATGTTTCTCGGTACGCGTTAGGTTGGAGCGGAGAATGGTTAAGATACGGAAAATGGTTAGCTGCACCCCGCGATCCGAAATTTTTTAACGGTAAACGGTTATTATTTAGAGAGGTTCCAGGACAACAAAAAAGAATTCAAGCTACTCTGGCGCTTGAGACCCTTTACCATGGACATAGTATTACTCCCTTTAAATTATTTGATGAAACAAAATATGACCACTGTTACATTCTTGGCATAACAAATTCTAAATTGCTAAGTTGGTATGGTGGCTTGATTCTACCAAATTTTGGAAAAAATATTTTTCCAAAACTTAACCCACAAGACATCAAAACACTCCCCATCCGCACCATCAACTTCTCCGATCCCTCGGACAAATCACGTCATGATCATATCGTGAAATTGGTCGAGCAAATGCTTTCCGCGAAAGAAAAACTCGCTTCGGCCAAGCTCGAATCTGAGCGCGACCGGCTGGAGATGATGTGTGAAGCGCTGGACCGCCAGATAGACGACGCCGTCTATCAGCTTTACGGCCTGACGGAGGAAGAAATCAAGATCGTAGAGGGAAAGTGA
- a CDS encoding DUF3800 domain-containing protein yields the protein MKYFLFLDESGDHGLGNIDYSFPVFVLCGVLISDNAYQNMGSHILKLKKYFWNDKKVIFHSRDIRKCEGEFSLFFDLSLKEEFYRQLNAILMDSDYTVISSAIEKNNFLKQYGKLSNDVYEIALSFIVERAVFFLDAIHQPIKLHVIIERRGRLEDKKLEEHFQRLCANGTYYVNADRLKQYGLEISFKNKKDDIQGLQVADLVAYPTARYVIDPNRANPAFDIIKEKIYKNKKNNKLFGLKIFP from the coding sequence ATCAAATATTTTTTGTTTTTGGATGAATCCGGCGATCATGGTTTAGGAAATATTGATTATAGCTTTCCTGTGTTCGTTCTTTGCGGAGTCCTCATATCGGATAACGCCTATCAAAACATGGGCTCTCATATTTTAAAATTGAAAAAATATTTTTGGAATGATAAAAAAGTCATTTTCCACTCACGTGATATTCGTAAGTGCGAAGGTGAATTCAGTCTCTTTTTTGATCTATCGTTAAAAGAGGAATTTTATAGACAGCTCAATGCGATTCTGATGGACAGCGATTATACTGTTATCTCCTCCGCCATTGAAAAAAACAATTTTTTAAAACAATATGGTAAACTGAGTAATGACGTATACGAAATCGCGCTTTCGTTTATTGTTGAGCGTGCTGTGTTTTTCCTCGACGCAATACATCAACCGATTAAACTTCATGTTATCATCGAACGCCGTGGACGTCTCGAAGATAAAAAATTGGAAGAACACTTCCAGCGGCTGTGTGCAAACGGAACCTATTATGTCAACGCAGATAGGCTAAAGCAGTATGGTCTTGAGATCAGCTTCAAAAATAAGAAAGACGATATCCAAGGATTGCAGGTGGCTGATCTTGTGGCATATCCTACGGCCCGATATGTGATTGATCCAAATAGGGCAAACCCTGCATTTGACATCATCAAAGAGAAAATATATAAGAATAAGAAGAACAATAAGCTTTTCGGTTTAAAAATATTTCCATAA
- a CDS encoding helix-turn-helix transcriptional regulator, whose protein sequence is MSSVKNKFQELLKQVPDEVKLYVQMQGDIAIRVGEIIKEKQWTQKSLAEKMGWNESQVTRLLAGHENLTLKTIAKLSVVLEENLIQTQPRVVYIPLFPLDTPANAALNLGALRAASSVGNFFPLSTNKVTSFIKTEAKAVA, encoded by the coding sequence ATGAGTTCTGTAAAAAATAAATTTCAGGAGCTTTTGAAACAGGTTCCCGATGAAGTGAAGCTCTATGTGCAAATGCAGGGAGATATAGCCATCCGCGTAGGCGAAATAATCAAAGAAAAACAATGGACTCAAAAGAGTCTGGCCGAAAAAATGGGATGGAACGAGTCCCAAGTAACGCGCCTTTTGGCCGGACATGAAAATTTGACGCTAAAGACGATTGCCAAACTATCGGTCGTTTTGGAAGAGAATTTGATACAAACGCAACCAAGGGTCGTGTACATTCCCCTTTTCCCGTTGGATACACCGGCCAATGCGGCACTAAATCTTGGCGCCCTTCGCGCCGCATCATCCGTAGGCAATTTTTTTCCTCTTTCAACCAATAAAGTAACCAGTTTTATCAAAACAGA